Genomic window (Desulforapulum autotrophicum HRM2):
CCGGACCAGAAAAATATCCCTGGTTCTCAAGCTTGGTTAACCATTTTTTCTGACTGGCCGCCTTGCTGGCCTTTCGACATTCAGGCTTTCGGCAATATTCTTGCTTGTTGATATTCCTGGGATCGGGGGGAAACAATTCATTGCAATTCTGGCACTTTCGCTGTTCATTCTTTTTCATTCACAACCAGCCTCCACATATCATCGTCCAAGATGTAGATATGGTTATGCCTGAAAAAGATTGTCAGTGAAACGGGAAGAAGATGAAGAAAATCTGTTTAAAAAAATTGAAATCAGGAAGAAAATAAAAAGAAGAAGGGTACATCTTCAAACCAGGAAGAATATGGCACTTTCAGGTCGCCCCTCACACTAAAAATTGCATTCTTTAAATTTGAAGAAAAAACACGATTTTTTATACCCTTGAAAAAGTAATGTTCATAACGCTTACCTTATGAACATTTTTATGAACACAAAACTACTGCTGGGAATCAGCCGCAGGAATCCTTGCACCGGCTGAATTAGAATCCAACGATTCGGTATGATCGACAAATATCAATTTATTGATGTCAAATCCCGATGCAGCTGCCTGTTCCAGGAGTGTGGATTTTATCCTCTCTGGGATTATTGGACTTCTTGCCAAAACCCATAAATAGGATTTGCTGGGGCCGCATACAAGGGAATACTGGTAGTTTTCGTGATCAAGTTCAAAAACGATATAGGAGCCATAAAAGGGTCCCCAAAAAGAAACCTTCAGATAGCCCTGATCCGCTCCCTTTACAAAATAAGCTTTTCCTTCGGCTTCTTTCCATGAGTCTAATTCAACTGAGAATCCTCGATTCAGGACGCTTACACCACCATCATCCCGAAACGTGTAATCCGCTGTAACCTGCGTTAAACCCCGCTCAAATGAATGGTCCAACCGCGCAATTTCGTACCACCTGCCCAGGTATCTCTCTATTTTAAAATTACCAACGGGTGTTATATTTTCAGGAATTCCTGCACATCCCAGTAAAAACAATAAAAAGAGTATTGATAATTTTTTCATTTTCTTCCGGCCCACCCCCGGCAATGGGACTGCGGTAATCCGTGCCGAAATCCATGGAAACGACGTTGTTTCATTCCAACCCCCACCGCCTTCTTGACCATCCATGGACGAACCGATCAGAACAGCCAGTGGAGACCTGAATCAATCACGGTGATCAAAAAGGCAGCCACCAATGTGGTACCCAACGAGTTGATCTTGAAATCATCAATCAGCTGATCCGTGATCCAGAGAAGAAAGGCGTTGATCACAAACATGAACAGACCAAAGGTGACGATCACCAGGGGAATGGAGAGGAACACAAGGAGCCAGCCCACCAAAAAGTTAATGATCGAATAGACAACAGCCACGACAACGGCTGTGCCCGGAC
Coding sequences:
- a CDS encoding lipocalin family protein, producing MKKLSILFLLFLLGCAGIPENITPVGNFKIERYLGRWYEIARLDHSFERGLTQVTADYTFRDDGGVSVLNRGFSVELDSWKEAEGKAYFVKGADQGYLKVSFWGPFYGSYIVFELDHENYQYSLVCGPSKSYLWVLARSPIIPERIKSTLLEQAAASGFDINKLIFVDHTESLDSNSAGARIPAADSQQ
- a CDS encoding phage holin family protein; translated protein: MIWNLLILSVAVFVVANFLPGIRIKGPGTAVVVAVVYSIINFLVGWLLVFLSIPLVIVTFGLFMFVINAFLLWITDQLIDDFKINSLGTTLVAAFLITVIDSGLHWLF